The Xenopus tropicalis strain Nigerian chromosome 7, UCB_Xtro_10.0, whole genome shotgun sequence genome includes a region encoding these proteins:
- the colca2 gene encoding colorectal cancer-associated protein 2, whose amino-acid sequence FQFSFSCILARPKVYQGVRVKTTVRELLQQKRAQQAEKRTSEFQDCRMQLSDPSPTYSEMYNGFEASCSADSYHQSRHFPNYSSPDDSLSFLDQLFPDIYLPSDCLADSNFNFLQSSSSCALEGNSQLAPSFQQSMAPESPTSSDDMSNSFEYSPTYQEMTYNHQNHSAYQDPGSCTFANVDMYYQHQHNAACCYCVYCHSMEHQEAMKALEPYSYPSTNCMEYFPSSTVSEDLFPGEMNAYEVLQLR is encoded by the exons tttcaattttctttttcttgtatTTTAGCCAGACCAAAGGTGTACCAGGGGGTGAGAGTAAAGACAACTGTTAGGGAACTGTTGCAACAGAAGAGGGCGCAGCAAGCAGAAAAGAGAACTTCA GAATTCCAGGATTGCAGAATGCAGCTTTCTGATCCATCCCCTACATACTCAG AAATGTATAACGGCTTTGAGGCTTCCTGTTCTGCAGACAGCTACCACCAAAGCAGGCACTTTCCCAATTACAGCAGCCCAGATGATAGCCTTAGTTTTCTGGATCAGCTGTTTCCTGATATTTACCTGCCTTCAGACTGCCTGGCAGATTCAAACTTCAACTTCTTGCAGAGTTCATCTTCCTGTGCACTGGAAGGCAACAGCCAGCTGGCTCCTAGCTTTCAGCAGAGCATG GCTCCTGAATCGCCTACAAGCTCAGATGATATGTCAAACTCCTTTGAGTATTCCCCAACTTATCAAGAGATGACATACAACCATCAAAACCACAGTGCCTACCAGGACCCTGGGAGCTGTACCTTTGCTAATGTGGATATGTATTACCAGCACCAACACAATGCAGCCTGCTGTTACTGTGTATATTGTCACTCTATGGAACATCAAGAGGCAATGAAGGCACTGGAACCATATTCTTATCCTAGCACAAACTGCATGGAATATTTTCCTTCATCAACTGTATCAGAGGACTTATTTCCAGGAGAAATGAACGCATATGAAGTCTTACAGCTAAGATGA